A part of Sinorhizobium chiapasense genomic DNA contains:
- a CDS encoding carbohydrate ABC transporter permease, whose product MDSRTRLQELLPKLVLAPSFLIVLIFVYGFIAYTGFLSMTDSKMLPSYNFVGLSNFAKLWALPHWWRAVSNLAIFASLYIVICSVLGLALAILLDQKIRAEGFLRPIYLYPMALSFIVTGTAWKWFLDPGIGLENTMHLWGWESFSFNWIKDRNFAIYCVVIAAVWQSTGFIMAMFLAGLRGVDNEIIKAAQIDGATTMTIYRRIIIPLMRPVFLSAFVVLAHLAIKAYDLIIALTGGGPGQATELPATFMYSYTFTRNQMGIGASSAIIMLIMIFSIIIPYLYSEIRGGKR is encoded by the coding sequence ATGGATAGCCGCACCCGGCTGCAGGAGCTTTTGCCCAAGCTCGTGCTCGCCCCCAGCTTTCTCATCGTCCTGATCTTTGTCTACGGCTTCATAGCCTATACCGGCTTCCTGTCGATGACCGACAGCAAGATGCTGCCGTCCTACAATTTCGTCGGCTTAAGCAACTTCGCCAAACTGTGGGCCTTGCCGCACTGGTGGCGGGCGGTCAGCAACCTGGCGATCTTTGCGTCGCTCTATATCGTCATTTGCTCGGTGCTGGGCCTGGCGCTCGCCATCCTGCTCGACCAGAAGATCCGGGCGGAAGGGTTCCTTCGGCCGATCTATCTCTACCCGATGGCGCTGTCCTTCATCGTCACTGGAACGGCTTGGAAGTGGTTCCTCGATCCCGGCATCGGGCTCGAGAACACGATGCATCTCTGGGGCTGGGAAAGCTTCTCCTTCAACTGGATCAAGGACCGCAACTTCGCCATCTACTGCGTCGTCATCGCCGCGGTCTGGCAGTCGACCGGGTTCATCATGGCGATGTTCCTCGCAGGCCTCAGGGGCGTCGACAACGAAATCATCAAGGCGGCGCAGATCGACGGGGCGACGACCATGACCATCTATCGGCGGATCATCATTCCGTTGATGCGGCCCGTCTTCCTCTCGGCCTTCGTTGTTCTCGCGCATCTCGCGATCAAGGCCTATGACCTGATCATCGCGCTGACGGGCGGCGGGCCGGGGCAGGCGACCGAGTTGCCGGCGACCTTCATGTATTCCTACACCTTCACCCGCAACCAGATGGGCATCGGCGCATCCTCGGCGATCATCATGCTGATCATGATCTTCTCGATCATCATTCCCTACCTCTATTCCGAAATCCGGGGAGGAAAACGCTGA
- a CDS encoding ABC transporter ATP-binding protein, whose translation MSFLKISNLRKSYGSLEILKDINIEIERGGFLVLVGPSGCGKSTLLNTIAGLEPITSGDIAINGRSVSGLHPSKRDIAMVFQSYALYPNMTVAGNIAFGMEIRGVPKEEREKAIRQVADMLQIGHLLDRKPSQLSGGQRQRVAMGRALVRNPQVFLFDEPLSNLDAKLRVDMRTEIKRLHNRMKTTIVYVTHDQIEAMTLATKIAVLRDGVLQQFGTPADIYNNPANMFVADFMGSPAMNLLKARIEAAGADVAVSLERPNAEPLRLAVPHDGALSAYAGKEVVFGIRPEALTDPDGADRNAKFVAEGDCLIEVVEPAGSDTFAVTRLGGKEIVARLRADARIAPGQTSRLAFNLDKAVFFDPQSQMRIA comes from the coding sequence ATGTCTTTCTTGAAAATCAGCAACCTGCGCAAGTCCTACGGCTCACTGGAGATTCTCAAGGACATCAATATCGAGATCGAAAGGGGCGGATTCCTCGTGCTCGTCGGCCCGTCCGGGTGCGGCAAGTCGACCCTCCTAAACACGATCGCGGGCCTGGAACCGATCACCTCGGGCGACATCGCCATCAACGGCCGGTCGGTCTCGGGGCTGCACCCGTCGAAGCGCGACATCGCCATGGTGTTCCAGTCCTACGCGCTCTACCCGAACATGACGGTCGCCGGAAACATCGCCTTCGGCATGGAGATCCGCGGCGTGCCGAAGGAGGAGCGCGAGAAGGCGATCCGCCAAGTCGCCGACATGCTGCAGATCGGCCACCTGCTCGACCGCAAGCCGAGCCAGCTCTCCGGCGGCCAGCGCCAGCGCGTCGCCATGGGCCGCGCGCTGGTGCGCAATCCGCAGGTCTTTCTCTTCGACGAGCCGCTGTCGAACCTCGACGCAAAGCTCCGCGTCGACATGCGCACCGAGATCAAACGCCTGCATAACCGCATGAAGACGACGATCGTCTACGTGACGCACGACCAGATCGAGGCAATGACGCTCGCTACAAAGATAGCCGTCTTGCGGGATGGCGTGCTGCAGCAGTTCGGAACGCCGGCCGACATCTACAACAATCCCGCCAACATGTTCGTCGCCGATTTCATGGGATCACCCGCGATGAACCTGCTAAAGGCCCGCATCGAGGCCGCCGGGGCAGATGTCGCGGTGTCACTGGAGCGGCCGAACGCCGAGCCCTTGAGGCTTGCCGTGCCGCATGATGGCGCTTTGTCGGCCTATGCCGGCAAGGAAGTCGTGTTCGGCATCCGGCCGGAGGCGCTGACCGATCCCGACGGCGCCGACCGCAACGCAAAGTTCGTCGCCGAGGGCGATTGCCTGATCGAAGTGGTCGAGCCGGCCGGCTCCGACACCTTTGCGGTCACTCGCCTTGGCGGCAAGGAGATCGTCGCCCGGCTGCGCGCCGACGCGCGCATCGCGCCGGGCCAGACGTCGCGGCTCGCCTTCAATCTCGACAAGGCGGTGTTCTTCGACCCGCAGAGCCAGATGCGGATTGCATGA
- a CDS encoding carbohydrate ABC transporter permease: MRAPSPDNVISHNRLTRALIYTALIIFALYSLLPLYVMVVNSLKPLDEIRQGGMLNLPQTWTIEPWLSAWSTAQIGVQPTGLRPFFINSILMVVPAVAISTVVGALNGYVLTKWRFPGANIFFGMLLLSCFIPFQIVLIPMARILGVLGLAGSIWGLILVHVVYGIGFTTLYFRNYYEAFPTELVRAAQIDGAGFFQIFRRIMLPSSGPIIVVSVIWQFTNIWNDFLFGASFSGPYSTPMTVALNNLVSSSTGVKEYNVHFAGAILAALPTLVVYIVSGRYFVRGLMSGAVKG; encoded by the coding sequence ATGCGCGCCCCCAGTCCAGACAATGTCATCTCGCACAACCGCCTGACGCGGGCATTGATCTACACGGCTCTGATCATCTTCGCGCTTTATTCGCTGCTGCCGCTCTACGTGATGGTGGTGAATTCGCTGAAGCCGCTAGACGAGATCCGCCAGGGCGGCATGCTGAACCTGCCGCAGACCTGGACGATCGAACCCTGGCTTTCGGCCTGGTCGACGGCGCAGATCGGCGTTCAGCCGACAGGCCTTCGCCCCTTCTTCATCAACTCGATCCTGATGGTAGTTCCCGCAGTGGCCATCTCGACGGTCGTCGGCGCGCTCAACGGCTACGTCCTGACCAAGTGGCGCTTCCCGGGTGCCAATATCTTCTTCGGCATGCTGCTGCTCTCCTGCTTCATCCCTTTCCAGATCGTGCTGATTCCGATGGCGCGCATCCTCGGCGTTTTGGGCCTTGCGGGGTCGATCTGGGGGCTGATCCTCGTCCACGTGGTCTACGGCATCGGCTTTACGACGCTCTATTTCCGCAACTACTACGAGGCCTTCCCGACCGAACTGGTGCGGGCGGCGCAGATCGACGGTGCCGGCTTTTTCCAGATCTTCCGCCGGATCATGCTGCCGTCCTCCGGGCCGATCATCGTCGTCTCGGTCATCTGGCAGTTCACCAACATCTGGAACGACTTCCTGTTCGGCGCCTCGTTCTCTGGCCCCTATTCGACACCGATGACGGTCGCGCTGAACAATCTCGTTTCGTCATCCACCGGGGTCAAGGAATACAACGTTCACTTCGCGGGCGCGATCCTTGCCGCCCTGCCAACGCTCGTCGTCTACATCGTGTCCGGCCGCTACTTCGTCCGCGGGCTGATGTCCGGCGCCGTGAAAGGATAA
- a CDS encoding GMC family oxidoreductase translates to MRTEPDIVIIGSGIGGATVAAGLAPSGAEILILEAGVHIGDRPENRDQRAIFQRGHFRPKETWYEAGGVGFNPGNYYNVGGNSKFYGAVLTRYRREDFEEMQHLDGVSPAWPFPYEELEPWYSKAEALYQVRGRLGEDPTEPAHSNDYAYGPVPDEPAIAKVRKRLAEIGLNPYSLPLGIDIDRWLAKGKTPWDAHPNSFDGKMDAETAALTAALEYPNVRLQTGSRVTQLATASDGKAIETVHYVKDGEEHSVSPKLVILAAGAVQSAVLLLRSADGRNPAGLANRSDQVGRNFMNHNSSAVIALSPWYRNDSIYQKTFGLNDFYLSDGTGGPPLGNIQLLGRVSGAILKANMPAVPEWLLNQVSARGIDFYAMSEDLPSPDSRVTVDGDRVVLQWVRTNWQAHLDLVAKLKAVLRKAGFPVVLARAFDNRTPSHQCGTVRIGEDPNKAPLDVYCRAFDHPNLFVVDAGFLPTSAAVNPALTVAAQALRVADHIVKEDLRS, encoded by the coding sequence ATGCGCACTGAGCCGGATATCGTCATCATCGGATCGGGGATTGGCGGCGCGACCGTCGCGGCGGGCCTTGCCCCCTCAGGCGCCGAGATCCTGATCCTCGAGGCGGGCGTTCACATCGGGGACCGTCCGGAAAACCGCGACCAGCGGGCGATCTTCCAGCGCGGCCATTTCCGGCCGAAGGAGACCTGGTACGAGGCGGGCGGCGTCGGCTTCAATCCCGGCAACTACTACAATGTCGGAGGCAACTCGAAATTCTACGGCGCGGTGCTGACCCGCTACCGCCGCGAGGATTTCGAGGAGATGCAGCATCTCGACGGCGTTTCGCCGGCCTGGCCGTTTCCTTACGAAGAGCTGGAGCCGTGGTATTCCAAGGCGGAGGCGCTCTATCAGGTGCGTGGACGCCTTGGCGAGGATCCGACCGAGCCCGCCCACTCGAACGACTACGCCTACGGCCCCGTCCCCGACGAACCGGCGATCGCCAAGGTTCGCAAGCGCCTGGCGGAGATCGGGCTCAATCCCTATTCGCTGCCGCTCGGCATTGACATTGACCGTTGGCTCGCCAAGGGCAAGACCCCGTGGGACGCGCATCCGAACAGTTTCGACGGCAAGATGGATGCGGAAACGGCGGCGCTGACCGCGGCGCTCGAATATCCGAATGTCCGGCTGCAAACCGGTTCGCGCGTGACGCAGCTTGCGACGGCGTCGGACGGCAAGGCGATCGAGACCGTTCACTATGTCAAGGACGGCGAGGAGCACAGCGTTTCGCCGAAGCTGGTGATCCTCGCTGCCGGGGCCGTGCAATCGGCCGTCCTGTTGTTGCGCTCGGCCGACGGCCGCAATCCCGCAGGGCTTGCGAACCGATCGGACCAGGTGGGCCGCAATTTCATGAACCACAATTCGAGTGCGGTGATAGCGCTCAGCCCCTGGTACCGCAACGATTCCATCTACCAGAAGACCTTCGGCCTCAACGACTTCTACCTCTCGGACGGAACGGGCGGGCCGCCGCTCGGCAACATCCAGCTTCTCGGCCGGGTGTCGGGCGCGATCCTGAAGGCGAACATGCCGGCCGTTCCGGAATGGCTGCTGAACCAGGTCTCGGCCCGCGGTATAGACTTCTACGCCATGAGCGAGGACCTGCCGTCGCCGGATAGCCGGGTCACGGTCGACGGCGATCGCGTCGTGCTCCAATGGGTGCGCACCAATTGGCAGGCGCATCTCGATCTGGTCGCCAAGTTGAAGGCGGTGCTGCGCAAGGCGGGCTTTCCGGTCGTTCTCGCCCGCGCCTTCGACAATCGCACACCGTCGCATCAGTGCGGCACCGTTAGGATCGGCGAGGACCCGAATAAGGCGCCGCTCGATGTCTATTGCCGCGCCTTCGATCACCCGAACCTTTTCGTTGTCGATGCAGGCTTCCTGCCGACTTCGGCGGCGGTAAATCCGGCGCTGACCGTGGCTGCGCAGGCGCTCCGCGTCGCGGATCACATCGTTAAAGAGGACCTTCGGTCATGA